In Streptomyces canus, one DNA window encodes the following:
- a CDS encoding NUDIX domain-containing protein, which produces MPLSHDHIRTTVETYLARHPHEREQLGGLLDALDRPTDIASRTTFTGHVTCGAIVIDPLGRVLHVLHLASGKVLAPGGHTEPEDESLAGAALRELHEETGIPPQAVAPWPGYETVPFDIDTHDIDAHPGKGEPGHQHFDLRFLFHLHTATEVPVVQEEEVGGIEWRPVDRVTSPSLREKLLKLPPETEPETVNASALIYNDRGEYLLHLRDYFPGRIWEPGMWSLLGGGREPQDATLEHTVRRELAEEAGLNIADLTPFGTEYASDDAGATVAIAIYAGRWNGDPRELHLTEGVMLAWFAPDDLHRLRIAPTTSDLVRRHAASLPASIAPQSGLSSNEEHRPASPHGTVLNVIGVHLYLERPDGTVLLGLRHPNSAFAPSTWHALAGHCEQESAITCLIREAREEAGLHIERADVKLVHVVHHIDKAGDQPRMGLFFRARTWSGEPELREPDKCTKWKFWDPATLPDNLVSYTRQAIAKIQNGDLYSETGWPA; this is translated from the coding sequence ATGCCGTTGTCGCACGACCACATCCGCACCACCGTCGAGACCTACCTCGCTCGCCACCCTCACGAGCGAGAACAGCTCGGCGGCCTCCTGGACGCCCTCGACCGTCCCACCGACATCGCCAGCCGGACCACCTTCACCGGACACGTCACCTGCGGCGCAATCGTCATCGACCCCCTCGGCCGCGTCCTGCACGTGCTGCACCTGGCCAGCGGGAAGGTCCTCGCCCCCGGCGGACACACCGAGCCCGAGGACGAGTCCCTGGCAGGGGCGGCGCTGCGGGAGCTGCACGAGGAGACCGGGATCCCGCCCCAGGCCGTGGCACCGTGGCCCGGCTACGAGACCGTGCCCTTCGACATCGACACCCACGACATCGACGCCCACCCGGGCAAAGGCGAACCCGGCCACCAGCACTTCGACCTCCGGTTCCTCTTCCACCTGCACACCGCCACAGAGGTGCCGGTGGTGCAGGAAGAAGAGGTCGGTGGCATCGAGTGGCGGCCCGTGGACAGGGTGACCTCCCCCTCCCTACGCGAGAAGCTGCTCAAGCTCCCGCCCGAAACCGAACCGGAGACCGTCAACGCCTCCGCCCTGATCTACAACGACCGCGGCGAGTACCTGCTCCACCTGCGCGACTACTTCCCCGGCCGAATCTGGGAGCCGGGCATGTGGTCCCTGCTGGGCGGCGGCCGAGAGCCCCAGGACGCCACCCTGGAACACACCGTGCGGCGCGAACTGGCCGAGGAAGCCGGCCTCAACATCGCCGACCTGACCCCGTTCGGCACCGAGTACGCCTCCGACGACGCCGGCGCGACCGTGGCCATCGCCATCTACGCCGGCCGCTGGAACGGTGACCCCCGCGAACTCCACCTGACGGAAGGGGTGATGCTGGCCTGGTTCGCCCCCGATGACCTCCACCGTCTCCGCATCGCGCCCACCACCAGCGACCTCGTACGGCGCCACGCCGCCAGCCTCCCGGCCAGCATCGCGCCGCAGAGCGGGCTCTCATCGAACGAGGAGCACCGCCCAGCTTCGCCGCACGGCACGGTCCTCAACGTCATCGGCGTCCACCTCTACCTGGAGCGGCCCGACGGAACGGTGCTGCTCGGGCTGCGCCACCCCAACTCCGCCTTCGCGCCCTCCACCTGGCACGCCCTGGCCGGCCACTGCGAGCAGGAGAGCGCCATCACCTGCCTGATCAGGGAGGCGCGAGAGGAAGCCGGCCTGCACATCGAACGAGCGGACGTCAAACTCGTCCACGTCGTCCACCACATCGACAAGGCTGGGGACCAGCCCCGCATGGGCCTGTTCTTCCGCGCTCGCACCTGGAGCGGCGAGCCGGAACTGCGTGAGCCGGACAAGTGCACTAAGTGGAAGTTCTGGGACCCCGCCACGCTGCCCGACAACCTCGTTTCCTACACCCGCCAAGCCATCGCGAAGATCCAGAACGGGGACCTGTACAGCGAGACGGGCTGGCCCGCATGA
- a CDS encoding M15 family metallopeptidase — MTRTPSGAHRRLSTATAAGRENTRLVVIRGDSASGKSSVAQGLRDHYGRGIAIVGQDVIRRNVLREHDTARGANIALLGRIARETLNAGFHVVLEGILYADRYSHMITSLVRDHRGVSNCYYLDVPLETTFVRHASKAHAAYLAQVTDNHLASWYRELDLLPGSLETVIPADSTLQDTIARILRETDLASASPVPPPQCKPSQGDSMDLLVLMSDPRVAAIPLREYGEPLVDVRDHSLRVDPRKQDPLGAFAHVRERVLARLEHARSLLPAGTDLLFIEGYRPLVLQQHYFTEYRDELAAAHPDWTAEQLHQAASRYVSPPEIAPHSAGAAVDVTLIDQDGHELDLGTRVNASPEESDGACFTHAPNLSDRARHHRTLLLNAMENAGFTNYATEFWHFSVADRYDALMRQEPHARYGPIELP, encoded by the coding sequence ATGACCCGCACACCGAGCGGCGCACACCGTCGTCTGTCCACTGCAACTGCGGCCGGCCGTGAGAACACCCGTCTGGTGGTGATCCGCGGCGACTCGGCGTCAGGCAAGTCAAGCGTGGCCCAGGGCCTGCGAGATCACTACGGCCGCGGTATCGCGATCGTGGGCCAGGACGTGATCCGCCGGAACGTGCTCAGGGAACACGACACCGCGCGCGGCGCCAACATCGCCCTGCTCGGCCGGATCGCACGCGAAACACTGAACGCCGGCTTTCACGTGGTACTCGAAGGAATCCTGTACGCCGACCGCTACAGCCACATGATCACCTCTCTGGTACGCGACCACCGCGGCGTCTCCAACTGCTACTACCTGGACGTGCCGCTGGAAACGACGTTTGTCCGACACGCATCGAAGGCGCATGCCGCGTACCTGGCGCAAGTCACCGACAACCACCTCGCCTCCTGGTACCGCGAACTGGATCTGCTGCCCGGCAGTCTGGAGACCGTGATCCCGGCCGACAGCACGCTGCAGGACACCATCGCGCGAATCCTGCGCGAAACCGACCTGGCCTCTGCCTCCCCCGTCCCGCCACCGCAGTGCAAGCCGTCACAGGGAGACTCGATGGACCTTCTGGTGTTGATGTCCGATCCGCGGGTCGCCGCGATCCCGCTGCGCGAGTACGGGGAGCCGCTCGTCGACGTGCGTGACCACAGCCTCCGCGTCGATCCCCGCAAGCAAGACCCGCTGGGCGCTTTCGCCCACGTCCGCGAGCGCGTCCTCGCCCGGCTGGAGCACGCCCGCTCGCTCCTGCCCGCTGGCACCGACCTGCTGTTCATCGAGGGCTACCGGCCGCTGGTCCTACAGCAGCACTACTTCACCGAGTACCGGGACGAGTTGGCCGCCGCTCACCCCGACTGGACAGCTGAGCAGCTGCATCAGGCCGCCAGCCGGTACGTGTCGCCGCCGGAGATCGCGCCTCACTCCGCGGGCGCGGCCGTCGACGTAACCCTCATCGACCAGGACGGCCACGAACTCGACCTCGGCACCCGCGTCAATGCCTCCCCCGAGGAGAGCGACGGCGCCTGCTTCACTCACGCCCCGAACCTCAGCGATCGCGCGCGCCATCACCGCACGCTGCTGCTCAACGCCATGGAGAACGCAGGTTTTACCAACTATGCGACCGAGTTCTGGCACTTCTCGGTAGCGGACCGGTACGACGCGCTGATGCGGCAGGAGCCGCACGCGCGCTACGGACCGATCGAACTGCCCTAG
- a CDS encoding NUDIX domain-containing protein, whose product MPDDTQQAIPTVPSPATGGEPQEHHMHLLGRYYRQVEAGRKTIEVRVATPQKRAVAVGDTVVFHDRDTGRELDVIVQRITPYHSFEDLLSSEDTVRIDPDGPPGDLLANLRSTYPPAKEALGALALAFDHRPARPGRPMPMTPTQYAQTVPHHTVYGCLYIRDEHDRPVQLRSVYGSRLWQFPGGNLDAPGEDPLQTARREAVEETGLELGLDTPKLLLTHFLHAGPRLPLNKVGLIFDGGQLTASQLGRIRLDPAEHDMWAVHDLATWQELMAPRAFARLDAIERARRGEGPAYLITHT is encoded by the coding sequence GTGCCTGACGACACCCAGCAGGCGATCCCAACTGTCCCGAGTCCGGCGACCGGAGGTGAACCACAAGAGCACCACATGCACCTGCTCGGGCGGTACTACCGCCAAGTGGAAGCAGGCCGCAAGACGATCGAAGTGAGGGTGGCCACCCCGCAGAAGCGCGCCGTCGCAGTCGGTGACACGGTCGTCTTCCACGACCGGGACACCGGGCGGGAACTCGACGTCATCGTGCAGCGGATCACCCCGTACCACTCCTTCGAGGATCTGCTCAGCTCGGAGGACACCGTGCGCATCGACCCGGACGGGCCGCCCGGAGACCTGCTCGCCAACCTCCGCAGCACCTACCCGCCGGCCAAGGAAGCCCTCGGCGCTCTCGCCCTAGCCTTCGACCACCGCCCTGCCCGGCCCGGCCGCCCCATGCCGATGACGCCCACGCAGTACGCGCAGACCGTCCCCCACCACACGGTGTACGGCTGCCTCTACATCCGCGACGAGCACGACCGGCCGGTCCAGCTCCGCTCGGTCTATGGCTCGAGACTCTGGCAGTTCCCGGGCGGCAATCTGGACGCCCCAGGCGAGGACCCGCTGCAGACCGCCCGGCGCGAGGCGGTCGAGGAGACGGGCCTCGAACTCGGTCTGGACACGCCGAAGCTGCTCCTGACGCACTTCCTGCACGCCGGGCCGCGCCTGCCGCTGAACAAGGTGGGGCTCATCTTCGACGGAGGCCAGCTGACCGCCAGCCAGCTCGGCCGGATCCGACTCGATCCCGCAGAGCACGACATGTGGGCCGTCCACGACCTCGCGACCTGGCAGGAGCTGATGGCGCCGCGCGCCTTCGCCCGCCTCGACGCCATCGAACGAGCCCGGCGCGGCGAGGGCCCCGCCTACCTGATCACGCACACCTGA